In Urechidicola croceus, a single window of DNA contains:
- a CDS encoding 4Fe-4S dicluster domain-containing protein has translation MAIIITDECINCGACEPECPNNAIYEGAEDWTYAEGTELTGNVVLPNGNEVNADEAQEPVDDEVYFIVPDKCTECLGFHEEPQCAAVCPVDCCVPDEDHVETEDELLAKKAFMHDE, from the coding sequence ATGGCAATAATAATAACAGATGAATGTATCAATTGTGGGGCTTGTGAACCAGAATGTCCAAATAACGCTATCTATGAAGGTGCAGAAGATTGGACATATGCTGAGGGAACAGAACTAACAGGAAACGTAGTTTTGCCAAATGGTAATGAGGTAAATGCCGATGAGGCACAAGAACCAGTTGATGATGAAGTGTATTTTATAGTACCTGATAAATGTACTGAGTGTTTAGGATTTCATGAAGAACCACAATGTGCGGCAGTTTGCCCAGTAGATTGTTGTGTTCCAGATGAAGATCACGTAGAAACAGAAGATGAATTATTGGCTAAAAAAGCTTTTATGCACGATGAATAA
- the cas1 gene encoding type II CRISPR-associated endonuclease Cas1, with protein MIKRTLFFTNPAYLSTKNNQLVVNYPDDDKPTKTVPIEDIGMLVLENQQITVTNGLISKLVKNKAAIINCDSFHLPISLLQPLIGHSEQTERIKHQLNASIPLKKNLWQQTISAKIYNQAQFLEEKNIPNRKMYKWATEVKSGDIENHESRAAVYYWQHILGIENFTRAQKEVAPNNLLNYGYAILRAITARALVSSGMLPSVGIFHHNKYNAFCLADDIMEPYRIYVDVLVDTIVASEENYEELTTQLKMSLLQLPTMDVVIDGNKSPLMVAMSRTTNSLYECFAGISRKILYPVYSFK; from the coding sequence ATGATTAAAAGAACCCTATTTTTCACTAATCCAGCATACTTAAGTACTAAAAACAATCAATTGGTTGTCAACTATCCCGATGATGATAAACCAACCAAAACAGTACCTATTGAAGATATTGGCATGTTGGTTTTAGAAAATCAACAAATAACAGTTACCAATGGTTTAATTTCTAAACTGGTTAAAAATAAAGCAGCAATAATCAATTGTGATTCCTTTCATTTACCAATAAGTCTATTACAACCTTTGATAGGTCATAGTGAACAGACTGAACGAATTAAACATCAATTAAATGCTAGTATTCCCCTAAAAAAGAATTTATGGCAACAGACTATATCTGCCAAAATTTATAATCAGGCTCAGTTTCTTGAAGAAAAAAACATTCCAAATCGTAAAATGTATAAATGGGCTACAGAAGTAAAAAGTGGTGATATTGAAAATCATGAGAGTAGAGCCGCAGTTTATTACTGGCAACACATATTGGGAATAGAAAATTTTACTAGAGCTCAAAAAGAAGTCGCACCAAACAATTTATTGAATTATGGATATGCTATTTTAAGAGCTATTACCGCACGAGCATTAGTAAGTAGTGGTATGTTGCCAAGTGTAGGTATTTTTCATCATAATAAATACAACGCTTTTTGCCTTGCCGATGATATTATGGAGCCCTATCGCATATATGTTGATGTTTTGGTAGATACTATTGTTGCTTCAGAAGAGAATTATGAAGAATTAACTACTCAGTTAAAAATGAGTTTGTTGCAATTGCCTACAATGGATGTTGTAATTGATGGTAATAAAAGTCCGTTGATGGTTGCAATGAGTAGAACAACCAATAGTTTATACGAATGCTTTGCAGGAATAAGTCGTAAAATTTTATATCCTGTATATTCATTTAAATAA
- the cas2 gene encoding CRISPR-associated endonuclease Cas2, with amino-acid sequence MDNHFSRLNQYRSMWVLVFFDLPTETKKDRRAATRFRKSLLDDGFTMFQFSIYMRFCASRENADVHTKRVKVSLPELGKVGVMQITDKQFGMMQLFYGQKPAELEKPSQQLELF; translated from the coding sequence ATGGACAATCATTTTTCACGTTTAAATCAATATAGAAGTATGTGGGTTTTAGTATTTTTTGATTTACCAACCGAAACAAAAAAAGATAGAAGAGCCGCAACTAGGTTTAGAAAATCTTTATTGGATGATGGTTTTACGATGTTTCAATTTTCTATTTATATGCGTTTTTGTGCAAGTAGAGAAAATGCTGATGTACATACAAAGCGTGTAAAAGTGAGTTTACCAGAATTAGGAAAAGTAGGAGTAATGCAAATAACAGATAAACAATTTGGAATGATGCAATTATTTTACGGACAAAAACCTGCTGAATTGGAAAAACCTTCTCAACAATTGGAATTATTTTAA
- the cas9 gene encoding type II CRISPR RNA-guided endonuclease Cas9 (Cas9, originally named Csn1, is the large, multifunctional signature protein of type II CRISPR/Cas systems. It is well known even to general audiences because its RNA-guided endonuclease activity has made it a popular tool for custom editing of eukaryotic genomes.): MKRILGLDLGTASIGWALVNESENEKEKSEIIKLGVRVNPLTTDEQTDFEKGRPLSVNADRTLKRGARRNLQRFKQRRKNLIEILIKKGFITNISLLTEIGSNTTYQTLELRAKSVKEKIEKEEFARVLLTINKKRGYKSSRKAKNDEEGSLIDGMSVAKELYDNNLTVGQYVYQLLEKGGKYIPDFYRSDLQNEFDVIWNFQKEFYPNILTGELYKKLQGQGQQNSRKLFLAIHQIYTAENKGKRDTVKKQHYKWRNDAINTQLLIEEVAYVLVEINNNLNKSSGYLGAISDRSKELYFNKETVGENLYKQIQENPQTSLKNQVFYRQDYLDEFEQIWETQAKFYSELTKELKEEVRDVVIFYQRKLKSQKHLISECEFEKHHKAIPKSSPLFQEFKIWQILNNIEFKHKKTKELKILSEELKETLFEELNIRGNFTSDAVLKFVKLDKKEWELNYKKGIEGNRTNEVLYNVYQKIAEYEGYGFDWSKKSAVEIKEELNTIFSEIGINSKILDFNPEISGNDFDKQESYQLWHLLYSAEEDGFLKQKLQDKYGFKSEYANMLANVSFQSDYGSLSARAIKKILPNLIAGHEFSEACSLSGYNHSNSLTKEELANRPLKGKLELLKKNSLRNPVVEKILNQMVNLVNQVIESYGEIDEVRIELARELKKSAQERALMTTNINASKTKYESFRKLLQKDFGIKNPTRNDIIKYRLYEELKANKYHTIYTNKYIPRDKLFSKEIDIEHIIPKAKLFDDSFSNKTLAFRKPNQDKGNMTAIDYILSYQSKDIDNYKSRIENLFKNGKGDISKAKRNKLLMEEKDIPDGFIDRDLRNSQYIAKKAKQLLEEVIRTVNTTTGSVTNKLRDDWGLINVMQELNMPKFKAIDESLIEQIEKKDGTFKTRIKDWSKRNDHRHHAMDALTVAFTRYNHIQYLNNLNAKSDKKGAIYGIQELETYVNSKGKRKFIKPMHNFREEAKKHIEDILISFKAKNKVVTKNINKIKSKDGFIKKVQLTPRGQLHKETVYGKINEVVVKEEKINAKFDLEKINKVTKPIYRNALLKRLQEFNGEPKKAFTGKNSLSKNPIYLDVAQTKTLPESVKVQFFEENYTIRKEISPDLKIDKIIDKGIQRILLKRLDEFNGKPKEAFSNLEKNPIWLNKEKGIAIKRVKIKGVKNVESLHNKRDHLGNEILQKGKSAPNDYVSTGNNHHVAIYQDKNGKLQEKVVSFYEAVARVNNKLPIIDQDFNKDLGWKFLFTMKQNEMFVFPSEDFKPLETDLMDKKNNSKISKNLFRVQKLGNKDYTFRHHLETKIEDIKKLRDFTYIRKRNPESIKNIIKVRINHLGNIVHVGEY, encoded by the coding sequence ATGAAGAGAATTTTAGGATTGGATTTAGGGACTGCTTCAATTGGATGGGCTTTAGTAAATGAATCAGAAAATGAAAAAGAAAAATCTGAAATAATTAAATTAGGTGTTAGAGTTAACCCATTAACTACAGATGAACAAACCGATTTTGAAAAAGGAAGACCGTTATCGGTAAATGCAGATAGAACATTAAAACGTGGAGCAAGAAGAAATTTACAACGCTTTAAACAACGAAGAAAAAATCTAATTGAGATTCTTATTAAAAAAGGTTTCATCACTAATATATCATTGTTAACTGAGATTGGAAGTAATACAACTTATCAAACATTAGAATTAAGGGCAAAATCTGTAAAAGAAAAGATAGAGAAAGAAGAATTTGCAAGAGTTTTATTAACCATTAATAAAAAAAGAGGTTATAAAAGTAGTAGAAAGGCTAAAAACGATGAAGAAGGAAGTTTAATAGATGGGATGTCTGTTGCTAAAGAGTTATATGATAATAATCTTACTGTAGGGCAATATGTGTATCAATTATTAGAAAAAGGAGGGAAGTATATTCCAGATTTTTATCGTTCAGATTTACAAAATGAGTTTGATGTAATTTGGAACTTTCAAAAAGAATTTTATCCAAATATTTTAACAGGTGAATTGTATAAAAAACTTCAAGGTCAAGGACAGCAAAATAGTAGAAAGTTATTTTTAGCAATTCATCAAATTTATACAGCAGAAAATAAAGGAAAACGAGACACTGTAAAAAAACAACATTATAAATGGAGAAATGACGCTATTAATACACAGTTACTAATTGAAGAAGTTGCTTATGTTTTAGTAGAAATTAATAATAATCTAAATAAATCAAGTGGTTATTTAGGAGCAATTAGCGATAGAAGTAAAGAACTATATTTTAATAAAGAAACTGTTGGTGAAAATTTATATAAACAAATTCAAGAAAACCCACAAACAAGTTTAAAAAACCAAGTGTTTTATAGGCAGGATTATTTAGATGAATTTGAACAAATATGGGAAACTCAAGCCAAATTTTATTCAGAATTAACAAAAGAATTAAAAGAAGAAGTAAGAGATGTTGTAATTTTTTATCAACGTAAATTAAAATCACAAAAACATTTAATTTCTGAATGTGAGTTTGAAAAGCATCATAAAGCAATACCAAAATCGTCTCCATTATTTCAAGAATTTAAAATTTGGCAAATTTTAAATAATATAGAGTTTAAACATAAAAAAACAAAAGAACTTAAAATACTAAGTGAAGAACTAAAAGAAACTCTTTTCGAAGAATTAAACATTAGAGGAAATTTTACTTCAGATGCAGTATTGAAATTTGTAAAATTAGATAAAAAAGAATGGGAACTAAATTACAAAAAAGGTATTGAAGGTAATCGTACAAATGAGGTTTTATACAATGTATATCAAAAAATTGCAGAATATGAAGGTTATGGTTTTGATTGGTCAAAAAAATCAGCAGTAGAAATAAAAGAAGAATTAAATACAATTTTTTCCGAAATAGGAATCAACTCTAAAATTTTAGATTTTAATCCTGAAATAAGTGGAAATGATTTTGATAAGCAAGAAAGTTATCAATTATGGCATTTACTATATTCCGCAGAAGAAGATGGATTTTTGAAGCAGAAATTACAAGATAAATATGGTTTCAAATCAGAATATGCCAATATGTTGGCTAACGTTTCTTTTCAATCGGATTATGGAAGTTTAAGTGCAAGAGCTATTAAAAAGATACTTCCTAATTTAATTGCAGGACATGAATTTTCGGAAGCTTGTAGTTTGTCAGGATATAATCATTCTAATTCATTAACCAAAGAAGAATTAGCAAATAGACCATTAAAAGGTAAGTTAGAATTACTTAAAAAGAATAGTCTAAGAAATCCTGTTGTTGAAAAGATTTTAAATCAAATGGTTAATTTGGTTAATCAAGTAATTGAATCCTATGGAGAAATAGATGAAGTACGAATTGAATTAGCTCGTGAATTAAAAAAATCTGCACAAGAACGTGCATTAATGACTACGAATATCAATGCTTCTAAAACTAAATATGAAAGTTTTAGGAAGTTACTTCAAAAAGATTTTGGTATTAAAAATCCAACTCGTAATGACATTATTAAGTATCGTTTATATGAAGAATTAAAAGCAAATAAATATCACACTATTTACACTAATAAATATATACCTCGAGATAAATTATTTTCAAAAGAAATAGATATTGAACATATTATTCCAAAAGCAAAACTATTTGATGATTCATTTTCAAATAAAACATTGGCTTTCAGAAAACCGAATCAAGATAAAGGAAACATGACAGCTATTGATTATATACTTTCTTATCAGAGTAAAGATATAGATAACTATAAATCAAGAATTGAGAATCTATTTAAAAATGGAAAAGGGGATATTAGTAAAGCAAAACGAAATAAATTATTAATGGAAGAAAAAGATATTCCAGATGGTTTTATTGATAGAGATTTACGAAATAGTCAATACATAGCAAAAAAAGCAAAACAATTATTAGAAGAAGTTATACGAACAGTAAACACTACAACAGGAAGTGTTACTAACAAATTACGTGATGACTGGGGCTTAATTAATGTGATGCAAGAATTAAATATGCCAAAATTCAAAGCGATTGATGAAAGTTTAATTGAACAAATAGAGAAAAAAGACGGAACGTTTAAAACAAGAATTAAAGATTGGAGTAAACGAAATGACCATCGTCACCATGCTATGGATGCTTTAACTGTTGCTTTTACAAGATACAATCACATTCAGTACCTTAATAATTTAAATGCAAAATCTGATAAAAAAGGAGCAATTTATGGTATTCAAGAATTAGAAACTTATGTTAATTCCAAAGGCAAACGAAAATTTATTAAGCCAATGCATAATTTTAGAGAAGAAGCCAAAAAACATATTGAAGATATTTTAATTTCATTTAAAGCAAAAAATAAAGTTGTAACCAAAAATATTAATAAGATTAAATCAAAAGATGGTTTTATTAAAAAAGTACAGTTAACACCAAGAGGGCAATTACATAAAGAAACAGTTTATGGAAAAATAAATGAAGTTGTTGTTAAAGAAGAAAAAATTAACGCAAAGTTTGATTTAGAAAAAATTAATAAAGTTACAAAACCTATTTATCGTAATGCTTTACTTAAACGATTACAAGAGTTTAATGGAGAGCCAAAAAAAGCATTTACAGGAAAAAATTCGTTGAGTAAAAATCCAATTTATTTAGATGTAGCACAAACAAAAACACTTCCTGAAAGTGTTAAAGTTCAATTTTTTGAAGAAAATTATACTATTAGAAAAGAAATATCACCTGATTTAAAAATAGATAAAATAATTGATAAAGGTATTCAGCGTATTTTATTGAAGCGTTTAGATGAATTTAATGGTAAACCAAAAGAAGCATTTTCAAACTTAGAAAAAAATCCAATTTGGTTAAATAAAGAAAAAGGTATTGCGATAAAACGTGTTAAAATAAAAGGGGTAAAAAATGTTGAGTCTTTGCATAATAAGAGAGACCATTTAGGAAATGAAATTTTACAAAAAGGGAAGAGTGCTCCAAATGATTATGTAAGTACAGGAAATAATCATCATGTCGCTATATACCAAGATAAAAATGGTAAACTTCAAGAAAAAGTAGTATCTTTTTATGAAGCAGTAGCACGTGTAAACAATAAATTACCGATAATAGACCAAGATTTCAATAAGGATTTGGGTTGGAAATTTTTATTTACAATGAAACAAAATGAAATGTTTGTATTTCCTTCAGAAGATTTTAAACCTCTTGAAACTGATTTAATGGATAAGAAGAATAACTCAAAAATAAGTAAAAACTTATTTAGAGTTCAGAAGTTAGGAAACAAAGATTATACCTTTAGGCATCATTTAGAAACAAAAATTGAAGATATAAAAAAGTTAAGAGATTTCACTTATATAAGAAAAAGAAACCCAGAATCAATAAAAAATATTATTAAAGTTAGAATTAATCATTTAGGTAATATTGTTCACGTAGGAGAATATTAA